The Candidatus Zixiibacteriota bacterium genome includes a region encoding these proteins:
- a CDS encoding alpha/beta fold hydrolase, whose translation MKKDIVFAASDGERLRSTIFGQDNLGKGPCIVFVHGFKGFKDWGFWPYMGNYFADRGYIVVSFNFSHNGVGESLTEFDELDRFSENTFSREVREVCEIVDACRSGFLGDIGDHRIALLGHSRGGGISLAAARQNPEVAAVALWSSVADFNRYSEKHKEKWRKTGHFEVVNQRTGQVMRLNASLLEDLEEHKDNLLNIEKAIRELNRPLMIAHGEQDISVTVAEGGKLLEWSDKNRTEFHIIPKTGHTFGIVHPFAGSSTALDSVLEKTESFYAKNLK comes from the coding sequence ATGAAGAAAGATATTGTATTTGCAGCAAGCGACGGTGAGAGGCTCAGGTCGACTATTTTCGGTCAGGATAATCTTGGAAAGGGACCATGCATCGTGTTTGTGCATGGCTTCAAAGGATTTAAAGACTGGGGATTCTGGCCATATATGGGGAACTACTTCGCCGATCGGGGCTATATTGTAGTCTCATTCAACTTCTCCCACAACGGAGTAGGGGAGAGCTTGACAGAATTCGATGAGCTCGACAGATTCTCAGAGAACACATTCTCGCGTGAAGTGAGGGAGGTCTGCGAAATCGTCGATGCTTGCCGTAGCGGTTTCTTAGGTGATATTGGCGATCACAGAATCGCTCTGCTCGGTCACAGCCGAGGCGGAGGAATATCGCTCGCGGCGGCGCGACAGAATCCTGAAGTTGCGGCGGTCGCGCTCTGGTCATCGGTTGCGGATTTTAACAGATATTCTGAGAAGCACAAAGAGAAATGGCGCAAGACCGGCCATTTCGAAGTTGTGAATCAGCGCACCGGTCAAGTGATGCGTCTCAATGCATCATTGCTTGAAGACCTCGAAGAGCACAAAGATAATTTGCTCAATATCGAAAAAGCCATCCGTGAACTAAACCGTCCGCTGATGATCGCTCACGGCGAGCAGGATATTTCGGTGACGGTCGCTGAAGGGGGGAAGCTGCTCGAATGGTCCGATAAGAATCGCACCGAATTTCATATTATTCCGAAGACCGGCCATACATTCGGAATAGTGCATCCGTTCGCCGGAAGCAGCACAGCTCTTGATTCAGTGCTCGAAAAGACAGAGTCCTTTTACGCGAAGAACTTGAAATAG
- a CDS encoding RDD family protein, whose translation MKYAGLLCRFVALVIDFMILSAVFFPVTRIVKGVWIMSASDHLWSHGLFISDPLCIIFFVAIVGYFIVAEAYLGATVGKFAVGIRVIQVGGGKPGMLKSSLRNVLRVVDSLPALNAVGVVLILTSDENARFGDRIAGTRVTMLDGK comes from the coding sequence ATGAAATATGCCGGACTCTTATGTCGTTTTGTTGCACTCGTGATTGACTTCATGATTCTCAGTGCAGTCTTCTTTCCCGTCACGAGGATCGTGAAAGGTGTTTGGATTATGAGTGCGAGCGATCACTTGTGGAGCCACGGGCTCTTCATCTCCGATCCGCTCTGTATCATCTTCTTCGTAGCCATCGTCGGTTATTTTATCGTGGCGGAGGCATACTTAGGCGCCACAGTCGGCAAATTCGCCGTCGGTATTCGCGTAATCCAGGTCGGTGGCGGTAAGCCGGGAATGTTGAAGAGTAGCCTGAGAAATGTGCTCAGAGTTGTCGATTCGCTACCCGCACTTAACGCCGTTGGTGTAGTGCTGATACTGACTTCCGATGAGAACGCGCGATTCGGCGATCGCATCGCGGGAACTCGTGTGACAATGCTTGATGGCAAGTAA
- a CDS encoding PilZ domain-containing protein translates to MTRDERNHGRKRLYDHLMVFDRVMNQTVGRILNMSISGIMMISEDPVELPRIFSCRVKLPKKINGSDQLEFDAQAKWTRFNSLTGLYQTGYKFINLTPESERLIQKILETRNIMNYDLQHPRKSPVRSNC, encoded by the coding sequence ATGACACGAGATGAGCGAAATCACGGCAGAAAGCGACTATACGACCACCTCATGGTGTTCGATCGAGTGATGAACCAGACGGTCGGGCGAATACTCAATATGTCGATTAGCGGCATTATGATGATCTCTGAGGATCCAGTCGAATTGCCCCGCATATTTTCCTGCAGAGTGAAGCTGCCAAAGAAAATCAACGGATCTGATCAATTGGAATTCGATGCTCAGGCCAAGTGGACCAGGTTCAACAGCCTGACAGGGCTCTATCAAACCGGGTACAAGTTTATCAATCTGACCCCTGAAAGCGAAAGACTAATCCAGAAGATACTCGAAACCCGGAACATCATGAACTACGATCTTCAGCATCCGAGGAAATCCCCGGTTCGCTCGAACTGTTAG